GGGCATTGAAGACATCTTGTAGATGTACTAGCATCTTTTCGAGTACGTTACACATTTAAAAAGAGAGATATTTCCCTCGAGCTTAATTACGTACGTCTTGACAAAAGCATTTTATAAACACATACACGATTAGAGCAACAGGACAGATGTATCGAGTTATCACAATCTCTAAGACAAATCTCATTTTacccgattttgaaaattgttccaTACTCGAGTATCAAATTAAACTGTTTTTCCAAGCTGACAAAATCCCCATTGTCTCGAAGTAGTTTTGCCTTTTCCATGGCCAAATCGATCGCCAAATTGTACACAGAAATTGCAATCAATACAAACATTGTGAACAGCATCAAATTCCATAGTCCCTTGAACTTCAACGCTTCCCCATCATGACCACCCATAAATATGGTCATTATTGTTGTGAACGACGTCCATAGATTATCTAGCTTTGAGATCTCTTCCGTTTTGCCCACATAAATGACCACATGGAATGCGAGCGTAAATGCAATGATTATCCAAAAGAATATTCCCATCGTAATGAGAAGCGTAGCGGCCACAGTCTTAAACATTAGAATGTACTTGGACACATTGGATGGAGATATTCGAGATAACATTTTGGTCATTTCAATTGTCATTAGTAACATCGAACCGGAGAAAAGATATtccggtcgatttgtgaataAATGGCTGAATAGGAATCCCATCAACAGGAATAGAATCAAAACTTCGGTTAAACCAGCCAGAATTCTACTACGTCTCAACGGTTTCGGTAGCAATGAATCGCCGGACGGATCTTGGTGCAAAGAATTGGATAGATTTGGAATGAGAAGACTGTAGTAAAATAGGGCCACTTGTAGGCCGAATCGAAGGAACGAATACAGAATCGACGAGTGCAGAAGATAGTTTGCGTTTTGAGTTTCGTTTCGCATAAAGAAATAGAGAGTCGGAGATATAACGGAAAATATGATAAATAGAAGGAAATCGGTTACATGCAGTGGCCAAAATTGACTGTACTTAAGCTCCACATAGTTGGCAATGACCGGATGTTGAATGGACGTTTTCAGAGTGTTTTTTCTCATAACAATTTTGATGGTTTCGTCTTTCAAAAATCTATAGTTGACTGAAATGCCAACTTTGCTGTTATGAACATGACCGTCCAGGTATTTCGTTAACACCTTCGTATTGATTACTTGCACAAATCGATGAGTCAATCcgaatttttgtattaatttgATAGCAGCATTGTCGTTGTTGTATTTCACTGCCTCATCCATCGGATTGTGGTGATCGCGGATGAATGTGTCATCAGGAAAGCTCTTCAACAAAATATCGATGCAGTCGTCGAAGTCAGTGGAAATATCGCTTCGTGCACTTAGTCGTTTATTGTATTTGAAACCACGGATGCAAAACGTGAGTAAAGTCGTTTCATTATCTTGTGCATCTCTGAAAACTGTTTTGATGTCTTTTGAGGACTCAATAGTTGCCTGTAGTAACTCATTATATCCAAGCAATGCAACGAAAACGGGGAACGGAACATCAAACGATTTGAAGAACCGATAGTGTGGTATCATCAGGCGGTTGATGTCGATTATTGGATTTTTTATCACGTTTGTCAGAATGTTTTGTAGTTCGGATGCAAAAGCTTTTACAACAATCAAATTCGAGTCGGCCGTTATTATCGATCCCAATTCTTTGTCCGGATGGACAAATCGGAACAGTTCCACATACtcggtaaatttttcgttgaacaCTTCGCCATTGTCATTCAAGATACCCAATACAATTTCGAAGAAATCGCGATAGATTGGCAGCGGTTCTAATGccagaaatttgttgatcaAGGTTTTCTGCCGATCCGCTTCCAACTTGTCGTAGCAGATGATGTATTTGAGAATGTTAATTTGAACATTATTATTCGCACTGGTGATCGTAAATtggtcgaaatttttgatctttAATTGGCTCAAAATGTGTGATTCGATGCAACTCATTACCCAGCCCTCACATTTGCGTGACGTGGTCCGGTTGATTGAAATGATTTGCTGGAAATTGCAGAAAAATTCCTGGTCCAGTGCAATGCTGACCAATGGCATGAATTCCGTTTCGTTGTTTGGGAAATATAATTCCTGAAAAGAGTTAATGGTTTAGCCGGATAGTCACTACTCTCTGCTCAATCGGAGTTCTGGGTTCAAATCTCAataaaatttccgaaatttgaGTCTTAGAGGCTTTGTGGCAAAAAAGGCATACTTTCGGAAATTgcttttcttgaaaattcttgaagtTCTCGAAATTCAATACTTAaccaaaaattttgagaattcaattttcttgaaaattcgtgaaaattttcaaattacttatttcaagaaaatgtttcaaaaaattctcaaagaaTGACTACAAGAAGTAATATCGCAAAAACATTTACGTACAGCGGACGTTAGTTGAATTtaggcatgaatttgcttcagatgTTATAGTGTACCACTCTGTACACTCACTCATATAAACAAAACTGCTCATTCCCTTTCACCCGTATAAACAAGTTTAAGAATTTTGGtttatgagtggaccagctcaAAAAAAGCCAacgcaaattcatgtctaaatttggCTGACttccccccccccccccctaaaataaaacttttctatttttctaaATGCTAATTTTTAGTTGCGTGGCTGCGTCGAATAGTCCAGCTAATTGCTCTGAAAGTATTTACCTCAGCAGtggcattttttttcgaattttcactCACAACAATTACGAAAGCTGGCAACGAAACCTTGcacattgaaacaaaattgcgAATTCTTTATCTGAATATCTGATGAATCGTAACAGCTATTCCCGtggataaaataattttcaacttttttctacCCATTTATGAGCTAATTTAGTTATCTAAATCCGGATTTATAACACTGAATGATATAAACGTTTCACATAATGAAAGAAGCGTATGTACTGCGACCGACCTTTTTATTAGGTAACATGATTTAAGGCATTTTGTTTCGTAATGTTACGTTCCTTTCACGATACTTAGAGCTTTACAGAGCTTTATTAAGTGTTGATATCAGCTACGAACATTTCTGATTGGAATTCTCTTATTCAATTCGATTCGAGTTCTTATCAAAAAGTTAGTATGACAGCGAGGGCCATCATTGTCTGTATTACTGTATTtaatctctaaaaaaaaaaaaaattttaatcactttcaaaaatcttttgttttccccGCTCGTCTTTAAGGTCTAGCGATATCACTCGTCTAATATGCAACAAGTAGTGTGTACACTGTCaacttacattttcaatcatctGTACCACTTCGAATTCCATCGGTCTCGATAGCAATGTTTCCCAGAACACTTGTTTAACTTCATCAATGATATGAGACGTTACATTCACACTAAATTCTGAATTCAATGCTTCAGCCAACTGAATCCAATTCTTTACTTTGTATGCATAAATTACTAGCTGTGTGTACAATTCGTttcgtttacaaaaaaaattgttaatgaATCATACAATGAGAAAAGTAAACACACTAACCTCTTTCTTGCTCTGAAAATTAAGAGAAACGAACATCAAACAGACGTAAAGATACAGCCATAAGTCTCAATTCTATAACTAATGTTATAAACTTACCAGACTCGGATCGGCCCAAAATTTTGCACTAAACACAGGCGGTGCATCATGACTCTTGCCTTTCTCATCgaaaatcggatcaatttTTACTTCGGACAACTTAAATTTACCCAAAAGACTCTTGTGAACGTCCATTTCAACACTAACAGTTCTGCCGATTTTTAtcgagaatttcattttatcattttttgtcAGAGCACATTGTGTGTATATCTTATCTGAAAATGTTGTGAATGTTTCGTATCTTAAAAAATAGCATTCATAATGATAAGGTAGACGACGACTACGTAATCATGTGTACGTTTCATTGTAGTGTTAGTCGACTAATTATGTTTCCAGCGTTAAAAGCTTACCAATTTAGATAACGCCACCTGGTGGGCGTAATTATGAGGATAGTGTGTCGGTCTTAATATACACTGACAGGCGTAGACACGAGGACATGTACCAATTTAACCTAATTTAACGGATTTAAGATTTTATCTGATCTGATCATGACATAATATTTGGTCTCCCTTTCGGCAGACATAATCGTTTACCACTAAAATCTTTATTATTAAATCATTACCACGGCAGGTTCGTAATCACTTTTTGTCGGATTTGATTTTCTCTGTTAAGTTTTAGGTTGCCaatcaacgtttttttttattactgtGCCTATTCGAGATTATAACACTCAAACATTCGAGAGGAAATCATTTCAGAGACTTgagataaaagaaaaattatcttCCTCGTGACATGAACTAATATCGCAACTGAACAGATGAGCTGTACGCAACAGTGTTGCGGCAACACGTATCGGTTAATTTTCAGTAAACCTATTAATGGAGAAGAAAATTACCAGTGATTCGACTATTGGATGAAAGCggtgactatttttgggaaatcttTTGCCCctattttccaacattttcctgaatttttccatttttttttaaatcatagAAATGCtggaaaatctaggaaaatttgtgaaaatgtgggaaattatgtgaaaatactttcccaaaaataggctctgGATGAACAAAACAATCCATAAAGCCGACCGAATTTACTATTTACGACGACAAGCATAATCGAAACTAAAACCTATTGTGAAAACGAACAATGCATACTATATATACACCGTCGTACCACCATCAATGAGCATGAGTGGAGCTACATTGTTTTTATTCCCTAGGAATAATGGGAAAATAATGCTAATGTTCTATCATCTTCTGCTACTATTTTTTCGTGCACAAAACATCCAtctatatatgtgtgtgtaaaGCTGGTAATAAGTTTGGTATTATTCGGTAAATAAGCTACATGATATTTCAATAGGATGACATAGACACAATAAAGTTGACAGCAAATTCTATCGTTTCTTTTCTTGTATTCATCACACTTGTCATGGTTAACATCCTGGAAGTAACCgtatcaaaatgtttattcatttcatttatattctGACTTCGTTGGAAATTACtagcaacttttttttttcttttttggccTAGTCAAAGAATGACATCATTCGAATTTAACTCGAAATTATGGAATATGATGTTGTTATAGGAGACAACTGTTACCATAATAAATAGTGCAAGGCGAAATTATGGTGCCCTTTCACTAATCGATAATAatctattcaaaatatttttcttggtttttttttattgcaattcTTCTAGTCCAGGTTCTTACGAAAAAACTAGTTCGGAGCGCTGGGTCACCTTACAAAAATTGACTATGGGATATGGGATATCGACATATGAATTTATTGGTGTACTTTGTGTACATACGTAATATCGGTTTACTTTCAGTTTTACGACTACGTATTGCCAGTCTATCTAACTTAAACTAATCTTACATAGATtggtatttcgtacgataaaatgttGTCCCGACaccagtttgtataagataaagatacacatttcgtacaattttacatggagtttttcactaattttgatcattttagtaggcacatttaaattttttgcgcTAATTTAACCTCTAGTTGAGTCGGCAAAACACACATTATCAAATGTTACGTATTTCATGTAGggaccacaaattttacgtaattctgTTCGTAATTTTACCTGTCTATATGACCAGTCTAAGATATCTACAGTGTGTTCGTCTTTagaaaaaacacttttagtTTTATCAGAGCTTTAAGAGtaatcgatgttcccagtcaattgaGTGCTTCCCAGTccatgatattttggcgtaaaatttgaattcgctaagtcgtattcaaattttgtaccAAAATATCATTGAATTTAGTCTAAGGGACAAACATTCTATGTATCTGTTGGTGTTCTTTTGGATGCGGTAGAAGTgcaaaaatttagttcaatAACTTTGATCTCTCAATCACACCCcgtattttcatattttcgccTGGTGTCCGAGCATAAGAACCCAGACTATTCATTTCCGATTCAATATTGAAATTCTTCACAGTTTGTTGTTCGTCTTTGgaaaacaatttaataaattccaCCGCCATAATCGGTTGCATAAtgacgaaaaaagaaaatttaaattgagaaTTTGCCGTTGCTCcgattatttttcttcgactatAATTCGTGTATTTTGCTATGCTGAAGCCAGtttttctgttacattttctttaatttcctCACATTTCTTATCCCGATTGAAAGACGCTTTCATGGTGAGAATGACAAGCCGAagaaaatttacacatttcgGAGCGTTCATGATTTTCGTGAAAATGGATAACACGTCCAtgtcattaattttaaaatccgGTCTGACTCTTAAAACTAATTGCTATGCCACAGCAGAATAAGAGAAAGAGTGCCATCACGGCTAATGTTTATACACTCGAAACACTTTGATTGAAAGTAAAAGTCTAGAAATGTGGGAAACATTAACGCAAAACTTTCAGGATAATATTGATTTCTTAGCCATTAGTATACAATATTACGacagaaattatatttattgacTTAATGGCATACGTACAATAGAACTTGGCACATAAAAAACCAACTTTATGATGTATTCGAGTATATAATTAATTGAAGCAATTATTTAATTCGATTTGATTTAGGAAGTCAATCAAATGACGATAGTGGATGCCCATTAAAGTCAACCAGTTTTCCAAACTTTGCTGGTAAAGTTTCAATGACCCGATGACACCATATGTGTGTTATCACGTACAATTGACGACGGAAGaaagtggaaaatattttcgaataaaatgtggaaaaatcaTATCGAAAAATTGGAATTCATTGCGAATGTATGTCGTTGGCACCATTAgccaatttctttttaatgttGCACTTTATCGACAATCTAAATCGTTCGCAACACAAAAATACACTTCTCGTCCTGGTAATCCGGCACCAGTCGAAAATTTTTTGCAAAGTATTGTAGGAACGATGGCATTTGATTGAACTGACTCTTTTATAAACAACAAATGCAACTCTGTATGGAAaacttcaatttaaatttaaatttgccaAATCGttgaatgtgtaaaatttcctGTGGCTGCAAAAGCTCTTTGATACATTCTGGCATATTTATTCTATACAATTAATATTTGGAAGACTGACTCCATATAGAAGTAACATTTTGTGCCAAGTTAAATCCATATAACGTGATCCTATCAGGGAAATATATGGTAGAAAacacataaaatcttgttatTAACCGTATCGAAAatgagaatttgaatttttattcattgGGTTCATCATAATTTCTGCTCTAGCGATTTTGGAACCGTCCGTCCTAGAATGACAAacctataaataaaacattttctcggCATTTTCATCATTATTATCTAACAAAGCCTTAGAAAAAAATCTATGATTCGAACATGGTGATGTTTCAGTATATATCGCCCTTCTGTGTGTCAAAACCCATTCGTAACATTTCTATATTGACCGACACCGAGTagcttttcttcaaaagaTTCGCAACAATGTAACACCATCATATTTCAGTTTcttttgaaatatatttctcCTTAAAATGTTATTCATTCCATTCGTCTTCACCGTTAAGTAGAAATGTGGTGTAGCTATGTACCTATTTATGATTCAATATTGCAATGCGGTGTGTAGGTTTTCAAAAGGTATACACAATGTGGATGGAATACAGCATTAGAAAATAGAACTCTTACAATGTCTTACATGTTATTTCCGTTTAGAGTGCTGTGCGGTGAAAGCGAAGTCTGTCTGTTTTTATTCAGTTGCGAGCTTTCAGTGCCGTTTCTTACTTTAAGGCTCCAGGTGCGCAGCGAAatatttgtaaagtaattacTGAAGCCAAGAAGGTTTTCTCAACATTAAATGTAAAAGACGGAACAGGATGACGTTtttaataatcaaaatttctGGTTCTCTCCGTACGACAACCAACATAGAAATCTAATGGtagaaaatacgaaatgtgttGTTATTGCTTGTCTCTTGCGTTCCACTAAACTAGTACTTGTAGAGCTTGAGTCGGACCTATGCAATGAATAATTCGATTCGTTTGTTTATATCGTGTAGTTTAACGAGTTTGTTGAGGCTTAGACTGATTTTATAAGTCACCGATGTAGAGCTAGAAGAgctctttgaattgtttaagCATACTGGAGCTATGCTGTAATACATTATTTCGTCGATGAatgaaacaaagaaagaaagaaagagtTATATCGGCGATGAGAAACGCTTACTACATTAACTACGTAAAGTTAGTTTATTGAAGCTTAATAAAGCCTTTTACGGACAGCTATCTAGACTACAGCAATCTTATGTAGCAAAATAGTAGCACTGCTCTATGTTTCCTTTTTAAAGATAGATTTGCTTATTTCGTTCTATCAGCTAAAGTTTGTCAAACAGTCGTAAGCGGTACTAAAGCTTCCAAATTTAACGCTTGTTAattctatgttaatgctaaTCGCATAAGAAAGTTcagaaaatgaagtagtagatttcgcatcaatgttttgaaaattgttaagtcaaaagaagtaatagatttgattttATAGTATGCTGTCTGTGAAATGTGGATTATTGTATCATTATGTTCTAATTTTAAAGATATAACAACCAACGACGACGGTCGTATCGTGTCAGCACCAACATTGGAGGAAGTATCAGCAGCAATCTCCTCACTCAAAAACAACAAAGCTTCAGGTCCGGATAATATACCAGCGGAACTGCTGAAAATGGGTGGTGAGGAATTGGCTAAGGTGATTTATGAATTAGTCGGGCGAATATGGAACAACGAATCGTTACCGGATCAGTGGTTAGAGGGTGCCATTTTACCTCTGCACAAGAAAGGTGACAGGATGATTTGCGAAAACTACCGTGGTATTGCTTTGCTTAACACGGCGTACAAGGTTTTTGCTCGAGTGCTATTCGTTAGACTAAATCCACGGGCTGAGGCAGTCATTGGAGATTATCAAGGCGGATTCAGACGAGATCGCTCAACAACTGACCAAATATTCAACCTTCGTCTGATTCTGCAAAAAGGCAGGGAATTTCAAGTCCGGACTTACCATTTTTTCATCGACTTCAAGCAAGCCTACGATAGGACCAAGCGTAGGGAATTGTATGTTGCGATGAAGGAGCTGGGCTTCGAAACAAAACTGATTCGTCTTGTGAAAGCGACATTGGAGGGCACCAGATGTCGTGTCAAGGTGCAAAATGACTTGTCTGACGTTTTTGCTGTAAGGGAAGGGCTGAAACAGGGCGACGCACTGTCTTGCCTGCTCTTCAATTTGGCTTTGGAAATCGCAATGAGACGTGCTGGTAtccaaaccaacaaaacactGGTGAATGGATCAGTTCAAGTTCTGGGCTTTGCAGATGACTTGGATCTTGCCAGTCGTACACATGCAGCAGCGGTAGACACTTTCACAAATCTGAAAATCCAAGCGGAGAGAATGGGTTTGATGATCAACGAATCGAAAACCAAGTACATGAAGGCCGAGCCCAATATGGTTGCCAATCAACAAGGGGACGTGATAAGCATTGGAGAGTACAACCTCGAGGTAGTCGAAGAATTCATCTACCTTGGAGCGCTGATTCGTTCGGATGGCGATAATACACCTGAAATCCAAAGACGAATCATGGCGGCAAGCAGATGCTATTACGGTCTAATCAAACATTTACGCTCAAAGTTGATATCGAAGAAAACGAAGTGCCAAGTTTACAAAACGCTCATTCGTCCAGTTCTGATCTATGGATGCGAATCTTGGACGGTGAAGAGAAGTGATGAACAGTTGCTCCTAACGTTCGAGCGTAAGGTCCTTCGTACTATTTTCGGAGCGATGCGTGAAGGCGAAAGGTGTCGGCGACAATAcaactttgaattgaaaagtGATTTTGGCGAGCCGGATATTGTGGCAGTGGTGAAAGTCCAACGGTTGAGGTGGGCAGGGCATGTAGCACGCATGGACAGGAACAGAGCCCCCTCAATGTTATTCCGAAATGATCCAGAAGGGCGAAGAGGAGTAGGATGCCCTAAAATGCGATGGATAGATGGCGTCGAATCAGATCTTCGGGCGCTGGGAATAAGAGGT
This genomic stretch from Bradysia coprophila strain Holo2 chromosome II, BU_Bcop_v1, whole genome shotgun sequence harbors:
- the LOC119068907 gene encoding uncharacterized protein LOC119068907, coding for MDVHKSLLGKFKLSEVKIDPIFDEKGKSHDAPPVFSAKFWADPSLSKKELVIYAYKVKNWIQLAEALNSEFSVNVTSHIIDEVKQVFWETLLSRPMEFEVVQMIENELYFPNNETEFMPLVSIALDQEFFCNFQQIISINRTTSRKCEGWVMSCIESHILSQLKIKNFDQFTITSANNNVQINILKYIICYDKLEADRQKTLINKFLALEPLPIYRDFFEIVLGILNDNGEVFNEKFTEYVELFRFVHPDKELGSIITADSNLIVVKAFASELQNILTNVIKNPIIDINRLMIPHYRFFKSFDVPFPVFVALLGYNELLQATIESSKDIKTVFRDAQDNETTLLTFCIRGFKYNKRLSARSDISTDFDDCIDILLKSFPDDTFIRDHHNPMDEAVKYNNDNAAIKLIQKFGLTHRFVQVINTKVLTKYLDGHVHNSKVGISVNYRFLKDETIKIVMRKNTLKTSIQHPVIANYVELKYSQFWPLHVTDFLLFIIFSVISPTLYFFMRNETQNANYLLHSSILYSFLRFGLQVALFYYSLLIPNLSNSLHQDPSGDSLLPKPLRRSRILAGLTEVLILFLLMGFLFSHLFTNRPEYLFSGSMLLMTIEMTKMLSRISPSNVSKYILMFKTVAATLLITMGIFFWIIIAFTLAFHVVIYVGKTEEISKLDNLWTSFTTIMTIFMGGHDGEALKFKGLWNLMLFTMFVLIAISVYNLAIDLAMEKAKLLRDNGDFVSLEKQFNLILEYGTIFKIGSEPITKIIYIRRPDETTIIEELIWRIDTSIVKRLKGFDPKNRWNSETVQITQLRYSALSAIVKSNEEQLIRTDNNVKIEEIEKTVHQIEDFSLRMEHKLNVLRQESDSRRGQLKQMRNGLSKLETKFDIECKHRHKQLNRILAEMEQLNRHMNEIRSFQLQSKGE